A DNA window from Microcystis aeruginosa NIES-843 contains the following coding sequences:
- the rplX gene encoding 50S ribosomal protein L24, whose translation MSKKNSQTSPQRQKMHVKKGDVVQVIAGSDKGKVGEILRALPQESTVVVKGVNIRTKHTKPQQEGESGQIVTYEAPIHSSKVMLYSEKKKIASRVGYTLTEDGRKVRILKKTGEIID comes from the coding sequence ATGAGTAAGAAAAACAGTCAAACCTCACCCCAAAGGCAAAAAATGCACGTTAAAAAAGGGGATGTTGTGCAAGTAATCGCCGGTTCCGATAAGGGCAAAGTGGGCGAAATTTTACGGGCCTTACCCCAAGAAAGTACCGTGGTGGTCAAAGGAGTTAATATCCGCACCAAACATACTAAACCCCAACAGGAAGGGGAATCGGGTCAAATTGTTACCTACGAAGCACCGATTCACAGTTCCAAAGTGATGCTTTATTCCGAGAAGAAAAAAATCGCCAGTCGGGTGGGTTATACCTTGACCGAAGACGGTCGGAAAGTGCGGATACTGAAGAAAACTGGCGAAATTATTGATTAG
- the rplN gene encoding 50S ribosomal protein L14 has translation MIQQQTYLNVADNSGARKLMCLRVLGTGNCTYGGIGDKIIAVVKDAIPNMPVKKSDVVTAVIVRTRQTVRRDSGMSIRFDDNAAVIINNDGNPKGTRVFGPVARELRDKNYTKIVSLAPEVL, from the coding sequence GTGATTCAACAACAAACCTACTTAAATGTCGCTGACAATAGCGGGGCGCGGAAACTAATGTGTCTGCGGGTGCTGGGAACAGGTAACTGTACCTACGGTGGCATCGGTGACAAAATTATCGCCGTGGTTAAGGACGCTATCCCCAATATGCCCGTGAAAAAATCCGATGTGGTCACTGCGGTGATTGTGCGGACCCGTCAAACCGTCCGTCGCGATAGTGGCATGAGCATCCGTTTTGATGATAACGCCGCCGTGATTATTAATAATGACGGTAATCCCAAAGGTACTAGGGTTTTTGGTCCGGTCGCCCGGGAATTGCGCGATAAAAACTACACCAAAATTGTTTCCTTAGCCCCAGAAGTTCTCTGA
- the rpsQ gene encoding 30S ribosomal protein S17, translating to MAVKERVGVVVSDKMDKTVVVAIENRSPHPKYGKIVVKTQKFKAHDAENQAKQGDRVRIRETRPLSKTKRWEVAEILTDS from the coding sequence ATGGCAGTTAAAGAAAGAGTTGGGGTAGTAGTCAGCGACAAAATGGATAAAACCGTAGTGGTAGCCATTGAAAACCGCTCTCCTCACCCTAAATACGGCAAAATCGTCGTGAAAACCCAGAAATTTAAAGCTCACGACGCAGAAAATCAAGCCAAACAAGGCGATCGAGTTCGCATTCGTGAAACCCGCCCCCTCAGTAAAACCAAACGTTGGGAAGTGGCGGAAATATTAACCGATAGTTAA
- the rpmC gene encoding 50S ribosomal protein L29: protein MALPKIAEVRKMSDEEIAAAILAAKKKLFELRLQQATRRLEKTHEFKHTRHRLGQLLTVERERQLAQSTPEA, encoded by the coding sequence ATGGCTCTACCAAAAATCGCCGAAGTGAGGAAGATGAGCGATGAGGAAATCGCCGCTGCTATCCTCGCTGCCAAAAAGAAACTGTTTGAATTGCGTTTGCAACAGGCCACCCGCCGCTTGGAAAAAACCCACGAATTCAAACACACCCGCCACCGTCTTGGCCAATTATTGACCGTAGAACGGGAGCGCCAACTAGCCCAGTCCACCCCGGAGGCATAA
- the rplP gene encoding 50S ribosomal protein L16 — MLSPKRTKFRKQQRGRMRGLATGGNTINFGDFALQATEPCWITSRQIEAARRAMTRYIRRGGKIWIRVFPDKPVTQRAAETRMGSGKGSPEFWVAVVKPGFIMFEIAGVAEPVAREAMRLAAQKLPIKTKFITREEDFV, encoded by the coding sequence ATGTTAAGTCCCAAAAGAACAAAATTCCGCAAACAACAGCGCGGACGGATGCGCGGGCTGGCCACCGGCGGAAATACGATTAATTTCGGCGATTTCGCCCTGCAAGCCACCGAACCCTGTTGGATTACTTCCCGTCAAATCGAAGCGGCCAGACGGGCAATGACTCGTTATATTCGTCGGGGTGGCAAAATCTGGATTCGCGTTTTTCCCGATAAACCCGTGACCCAACGGGCCGCAGAAACTCGGATGGGTTCCGGGAAAGGTTCCCCCGAATTCTGGGTGGCCGTGGTTAAACCGGGGTTCATTATGTTTGAGATTGCTGGGGTAGCCGAACCCGTGGCCCGGGAAGCAATGCGCCTAGCCGCCCAAAAATTACCGATTAAGACCAAATTTATCACTCGCGAGGAGGATTTTGTCTAA
- the rpsC gene encoding 30S ribosomal protein S3, with product MGQKIHPLGFRLGVIKDHKSCWYADAKRYPELLQEDRRIRQYVEKNLANAGIADIRIERKADQVDISIHTARPGVVVGRGGTGIEQLRLGLQKALGGQRQIRINVIEVARVDADANLIAEYIAQQLERRVSFRRVVRQAIQRAQRAEVKGIKIQVSGRLNGAEIARTEWVREGRVPLHTLRADIDYSYKTASTIYGILGVKVWIFKGEIIPGQEEIAAAVPAQAPRRQQRRRQQFEDRSSEG from the coding sequence ATGGGACAAAAAATCCATCCCCTCGGTTTTCGTCTCGGCGTTATCAAAGATCATAAATCTTGCTGGTATGCCGACGCGAAACGTTACCCCGAACTACTGCAAGAAGATCGCCGCATTCGTCAGTACGTCGAAAAAAACCTTGCTAATGCCGGTATCGCCGATATTCGCATCGAACGCAAGGCCGATCAAGTAGATATCTCCATCCATACCGCCCGACCCGGTGTCGTCGTCGGTCGTGGTGGCACGGGAATCGAACAGCTGCGCCTAGGTTTACAAAAAGCCCTCGGTGGCCAGCGTCAAATTCGCATTAACGTCATCGAAGTGGCTCGCGTTGATGCCGATGCCAACCTGATCGCCGAATACATCGCCCAACAACTAGAAAGACGGGTTTCCTTCCGTCGTGTTGTCCGCCAGGCCATCCAACGGGCGCAGAGGGCCGAAGTCAAAGGGATCAAAATTCAAGTTAGCGGTCGTCTCAACGGGGCGGAAATCGCTCGGACTGAATGGGTGCGGGAAGGACGAGTTCCCCTGCATACCCTGCGCGCCGATATTGATTACTCCTATAAAACCGCCAGCACCATCTACGGGATTCTAGGCGTGAAAGTTTGGATCTTTAAGGGCGAAATTATCCCCGGCCAAGAAGAAATTGCCGCCGCCGTTCCCGCTCAAGCACCGCGCCGTCAACAGCGTCGCCGTCAACAGTTTGAAGATCGCTCTAGTGAGGGCTGA
- the rplV gene encoding 50S ribosomal protein L22: MTIDTSNEVKAIARYIRMSPLKVRRVLDQIRGRSYREALIILEFMPYRACDPILKVLRSAVANAEHNEGLDPATLVVSQAFADGGPTLKRFRPRAQGRAYQIRKPTCHITVAVAPSNKD; the protein is encoded by the coding sequence ATGACCATCGATACCTCTAACGAAGTCAAAGCGATCGCCCGCTATATTCGGATGTCACCCCTGAAAGTCAGACGGGTACTCGATCAGATCCGCGGTCGCTCCTATCGGGAAGCCCTAATTATTCTCGAATTCATGCCCTACCGGGCCTGTGATCCCATCCTGAAAGTCCTGCGTTCCGCCGTTGCCAACGCCGAACATAACGAAGGACTCGATCCCGCCACTTTGGTAGTTAGCCAAGCCTTTGCCGATGGCGGACCGACCCTAAAACGTTTTCGACCCCGGGCCCAGGGGCGCGCCTACCAAATTCGCAAACCCACCTGTCATATCACCGTCGCCGTCGCTCCTAGCAACAAAGACTAA
- the rpsS gene encoding 30S ribosomal protein S19 — protein MGRSLKKGPFVAGHLMEKIEKLNAQGSKQVIKTWSRASTIIPDMVGHTIAVHNGKQHVPVYVSEQMVGHKLGEFAPTRTFRGHAKSDKKAGRK, from the coding sequence ATGGGTCGTTCACTGAAAAAGGGGCCATTTGTCGCCGGCCACCTGATGGAAAAAATCGAAAAACTCAACGCCCAGGGCAGTAAACAAGTGATTAAAACTTGGTCCCGGGCCTCGACAATCATTCCCGATATGGTCGGTCACACGATCGCCGTTCACAACGGCAAACAGCACGTTCCCGTCTACGTTTCCGAGCAGATGGTCGGTCATAAACTCGGTGAATTCGCTCCCACCCGCACCTTCCGCGGCCACGCCAAGAGCGACAAAAAAGCAGGACGGAAATAA
- the rplB gene encoding 50S ribosomal protein L2: MGIRSFRPLTPGTRQAAISDFKEITKTEPEKSLTHHKHSKQGRNNRGVVTSRHRGGGHKRLYRIIDFRRDKRDIPAKVAAIEYDPNRNARIALLFYKDGEKRYIIAPAGLGVGDTVIAGENAPFEVGNALPLSRIPLGTEVHNIELVPGRGGQMVRAAGGFAQVVAKEGDYVTIRLPSKEVRMIRRECYATIGKVGNAEARNISLGKAGRTRHRGQRPHVRGSVMNPVDHPHGGGEGRAPIGRSGPMTPWGKPALGRKTRNKKKRSSDLIVRRRTQG; encoded by the coding sequence ATGGGTATTCGCTCTTTTAGACCTTTAACCCCCGGGACAAGGCAGGCGGCCATCTCCGACTTTAAAGAGATCACCAAAACCGAACCGGAAAAGTCCCTAACTCATCACAAACACAGTAAACAGGGGCGTAATAATCGCGGTGTCGTTACCAGTCGTCACCGGGGCGGCGGTCATAAACGCCTCTACCGGATTATCGATTTTCGTCGCGATAAACGGGATATTCCGGCCAAAGTAGCGGCGATCGAGTACGATCCTAACCGTAACGCCCGCATTGCCCTGCTTTTCTACAAAGACGGGGAAAAACGCTACATCATCGCCCCCGCCGGTTTAGGCGTTGGTGATACCGTCATCGCCGGAGAAAACGCTCCCTTCGAGGTCGGTAATGCCCTGCCCTTAAGTCGCATCCCCCTAGGGACAGAAGTTCATAACATCGAACTCGTCCCCGGTCGCGGTGGTCAAATGGTGCGGGCTGCCGGTGGTTTCGCCCAAGTGGTAGCCAAAGAAGGCGATTACGTTACCATCCGCCTCCCCTCCAAAGAAGTCCGCATGATCCGGCGTGAATGCTACGCCACCATCGGAAAAGTCGGTAACGCCGAAGCGAGAAATATCAGTCTCGGTAAAGCCGGCCGTACCCGTCACCGCGGTCAACGACCTCATGTTCGGGGTAGCGTCATGAACCCAGTGGATCACCCGCACGGAGGTGGAGAGGGTCGCGCTCCGATCGGACGTTCCGGCCCGATGACTCCCTGGGGTAAACCCGCCCTCGGCCGCAAAACTCGCAACAAGAAAAAACGCAGTAGCGATCTCATCGTACGCCGTCGTACCCAGGGTTAG
- a CDS encoding 50S ribosomal protein L23, which yields MVLKTEARQLADLILKPIVTEKATLLLEQNKYVFDVALKATKPEIQAAIELLFDVKVTKVNTSRPSRQKKRVGRFLGYKPQYKRAIVTLAAGDSITLYPDV from the coding sequence ATGGTGCTTAAAACTGAAGCCAGACAACTCGCCGATCTGATCCTAAAGCCGATCGTGACCGAGAAAGCCACCCTACTCCTAGAACAAAATAAATACGTCTTCGATGTCGCATTGAAAGCGACTAAGCCGGAAATTCAAGCGGCGATCGAACTGCTGTTTGACGTGAAAGTAACGAAAGTGAACACCAGCCGCCCCTCTCGTCAGAAAAAACGCGTCGGCCGTTTCCTCGGTTACAAACCCCAATACAAACGTGCGATCGTGACCCTAGCAGCAGGCGACTCGATCACCCTCTATCCTGACGTATAA
- the rplD gene encoding 50S ribosomal protein L4 — translation MVNYTVKNWQGEEAGTGTLELKTAKPETAKHLIHRVVVSHLAAARQGNASSKTRSEVRGGGRKPWRQKGTGRARAGSIRSPLWRGGGVIFGPKPRDFEVKVNRKEKRLALRTALISQADNFIVVESFAEQFSQPKTKELTAALSRWGASPEEKILLILTEIPENVYLSGRNICNLKIIRADSLNVYDVILADRVIATAAALAKIEEVYGA, via the coding sequence ATGGTTAACTACACAGTCAAAAATTGGCAAGGGGAAGAAGCGGGAACAGGCACCCTGGAACTGAAAACCGCTAAACCCGAAACCGCCAAACACCTAATTCACCGCGTCGTCGTCAGCCATCTAGCGGCGGCCCGCCAAGGTAACGCCTCCAGCAAAACCCGCTCGGAAGTGCGCGGCGGTGGTCGCAAACCCTGGCGGCAAAAAGGCACCGGTCGCGCCCGGGCCGGTTCGATCCGTTCTCCCCTCTGGCGTGGTGGCGGTGTCATCTTCGGACCAAAACCGAGAGATTTTGAGGTTAAGGTCAATCGCAAAGAGAAAAGATTAGCCCTGAGAACCGCTTTGATCAGCCAGGCCGATAACTTTATCGTGGTTGAAAGCTTCGCCGAACAATTCTCCCAACCCAAAACCAAGGAACTCACCGCTGCCTTAAGTCGCTGGGGAGCCAGTCCAGAGGAAAAAATTCTGCTGATTTTGACGGAAATTCCCGAAAATGTCTATTTATCGGGACGTAATATCTGCAATCTCAAAATTATTCGCGCCGATAGTCTCAACGTCTATGATGTCATCCTAGCCGATCGAGTTATCGCCACCGCCGCAGCCCTAGCTAAAATTGAGGAGGTCTATGGTGCTTAA
- the rplC gene encoding 50S ribosomal protein L3 — MSIGILGTKLGMTQIFDNKTGVAIPVTVVQAGPCPVTQVKTKKTDGYESIQVGYKTVKEKALNKPLLGHLAKAGVSPLRHLIEYRLEDASAYTLGQEITADIFQEGDLVDVAGTTIGRGFSGYQKRHNFKRGNMTHGSKNHRLPGSTGAGTTPGRVFPGKRMAGQYGSTQVTIRKLSVVKIDSERNLILIKGAVPGKPGTLLNITPAKKFGK, encoded by the coding sequence GTGTCTATCGGTATCCTCGGTACAAAACTGGGCATGACCCAAATCTTCGACAACAAAACGGGAGTCGCCATTCCCGTCACCGTCGTTCAAGCAGGTCCTTGTCCCGTCACCCAAGTCAAAACTAAAAAAACCGACGGTTATGAATCCATCCAAGTGGGATACAAAACCGTCAAAGAAAAAGCCCTCAACAAACCGCTGCTCGGTCATTTAGCCAAAGCCGGTGTCTCCCCCCTGCGGCATTTAATCGAATACCGTCTTGAGGACGCATCCGCTTACACTTTAGGCCAAGAAATTACCGCCGACATCTTCCAAGAAGGCGATTTGGTAGATGTGGCTGGAACCACCATCGGACGGGGGTTCTCCGGCTATCAAAAACGCCATAACTTCAAGCGCGGTAACATGACCCACGGTTCCAAAAACCACCGTCTCCCCGGTTCCACCGGCGCCGGTACTACCCCCGGCCGCGTCTTCCCGGGTAAGAGAATGGCTGGACAATACGGATCAACCCAAGTGACCATCCGCAAATTGTCCGTGGTCAAAATCGATAGCGAACGCAACCTGATCCTGATCAAAGGAGCCGTCCCGGGCAAACCAGGAACCCTGTTAAACATCACCCCCGCCAAGAAATTTGGTAAATAG
- a CDS encoding P-II family nitrogen regulator — protein sequence MKKVEAIIRPFKLEEVKIALVNAGIVGMTVSEVRGFGRQKGQSERYRGSEYTVEFLQKLKIEIVVEDKQVDMVVDKLISAARTGEIGDGKIFISPVEQIVRIRTGEKDLEAI from the coding sequence TTGAAGAAAGTAGAAGCGATTATCCGACCCTTTAAACTTGAAGAGGTGAAAATCGCCCTAGTTAATGCGGGCATTGTCGGGATGACCGTCTCCGAAGTTAGAGGTTTCGGTCGTCAGAAAGGTCAATCGGAACGTTATCGCGGTTCCGAGTATACCGTCGAATTTCTCCAAAAACTCAAGATCGAGATCGTCGTCGAAGATAAGCAAGTCGATATGGTCGTCGATAAGCTGATTTCGGCGGCCCGTACCGGTGAAATCGGAGACGGTAAAATCTTCATCTCCCCCGTGGAACAGATCGTCCGCATCCGTACCGGCGAAAAAGATCTCGAAGCGATTTAA
- a CDS encoding DUF4079 domain-containing protein, with product MNQSLSDALEPIAAAFRGLGTPEPIVHWGHPVMMGIVVLVMGSYTAYAGWQSRLSKDGEVVAKNRADHRKLAPWLFLFIALGYTGGILSLVMQKHPILESSHFWTGSIAIGLLAFNGLLSLTGFAGEKKELFRTIHAYIGSIALILLLVHGVFGLQLGLSL from the coding sequence ATGAATCAAAGTTTAAGTGATGCGCTAGAGCCGATCGCCGCTGCCTTTCGCGGTCTCGGAACTCCCGAACCGATCGTTCATTGGGGACATCCAGTCATGATGGGGATCGTGGTTTTAGTTATGGGTAGTTATACTGCCTATGCCGGTTGGCAAAGCCGTTTAAGCAAAGATGGGGAAGTAGTGGCCAAAAATCGGGCTGATCACCGCAAACTCGCCCCCTGGCTGTTTTTATTTATCGCTCTCGGTTACACCGGCGGTATTTTATCCCTGGTTATGCAGAAACATCCAATCCTCGAAAGCAGCCATTTCTGGACAGGATCGATCGCGATCGGTTTATTAGCTTTCAATGGATTATTGTCCCTCACTGGCTTCGCTGGCGAGAAAAAAGAACTTTTCCGGACTATTCACGCTTATATCGGCAGTATTGCCCTGATTTTACTGCTAGTTCACGGTGTTTTCGGTCTTCAGTTGGGATTATCTCTCTAG
- a CDS encoding phosphoribosyltransferase, translating to MTYLLKDRRSAGRLLASYLTEYTNSAGVLVLALPRGGVPIAFEIAQRLHLPLDLCLVRKLGVPERKELAFGAIGQNGVRVINESIVDDLHLSEAMMERVAKEEMIELERRDRLYRGERPFPDVTGKTIILVDDGIATGATIKAAILTLKAGNPAAIIIAVPIAPVEVCDQLEKLVDRVICLHKPYELRSISLWYEDFSQTSDEEVQTLLATVDSSLIQV from the coding sequence ATGACTTATCTGCTCAAAGATCGGCGATCAGCAGGGAGACTATTAGCTAGTTACTTGACAGAATATACCAATAGTGCTGGGGTGCTAGTTTTGGCTTTGCCCCGGGGTGGGGTTCCGATCGCCTTTGAAATTGCCCAAAGGTTACATTTACCCCTAGATCTGTGTTTAGTGCGAAAATTAGGTGTACCGGAGCGCAAAGAGTTAGCTTTTGGGGCGATCGGTCAAAATGGTGTGCGGGTAATCAATGAAAGTATCGTTGACGACTTGCACCTATCGGAGGCGATGATGGAACGGGTAGCAAAGGAAGAAATGATCGAATTAGAGCGACGCGATCGCTTGTATCGAGGTGAGCGACCCTTTCCGGACGTGACAGGAAAAACGATTATTCTAGTAGATGATGGTATCGCTACGGGAGCAACGATTAAAGCGGCGATTCTGACCCTTAAGGCTGGAAATCCCGCTGCTATTATTATTGCTGTTCCTATTGCCCCAGTGGAAGTCTGTGATCAATTAGAAAAATTAGTTGATCGAGTAATTTGCCTACATAAACCCTACGAATTGAGATCAATTTCTCTTTGGTACGAAGATTTTTCCCAAACCAGCGATGAGGAAGTGCAAACACTTTTAGCCACCGTCGATAGTTCTTTGATTCAAGTTTAG
- a CDS encoding YkvA family protein: MKPIVESFYNWYSSKITHPQYRWIIILGTMVYLFSPLDISPDVFPIIGWIDDGIVLTLLTTELSRLVLDYRNRRPGTVKNQTEVSSPTNAVDTDAVEVRS; this comes from the coding sequence ATGAAACCGATTGTTGAATCTTTTTACAACTGGTACAGCAGCAAAATCACTCACCCCCAATATCGTTGGATTATCATTCTGGGAACTATGGTTTATCTGTTTAGCCCCCTCGATATTTCTCCTGACGTTTTCCCGATTATTGGTTGGATCGATGATGGTATTGTCCTCACCCTTTTAACCACGGAATTATCGCGATTAGTTCTTGATTATCGCAATCGCCGTCCGGGGACAGTAAAGAATCAAACCGAGGTTTCTTCCCCAACCAATGCCGTTGATACCGATGCCGTAGAAGTCAGAAGTTAG